CTGTACGAGCTGGAGGCCCTGCTGCGGCGAGGGCGCCCGGAGGAGGTGGTGAGGAGATGCAATGtcctgctccaggctggctCGGGGTGCcccatggagctgctgctgctcagggccTTGGCGTGGGTGCTGTCGGGGACAGGGCTCAGGGAGGGGGTGGCAGGGTACGTCCAAGCCTTCGTGCTGCACGGGGCCGAGGCGGCGGCCCATGTGTGCAGCAGGCAAGGGGAGCACCTGCCACGGGTCATCCAGGCCTTCTCCAGCTACCTCTCAGCATGCCAGAAGGAAAGCCCAGACTGCAGTTCCTTGGAGCAGTGGCTGGGCAACTGCTATGGCTTCCTGGCTGCGGTGGCACCGGGGGATGTCTGGGTGTGCAGGCTGCAGGCAGCTCACCTCCTAAAACAGGGCAAATTCCAGGAGTGTGTAGCCCTTTGTACCAAGGCCCTCGAGGGCTTCTCAGCTGGTCAGCTCAGAGATGAGGGAGTTTTGGGTCTGCTCTTGGAACGGGCTGCTGCCTATTTCTCCCTGGGTGAAGGGATGGAGGAAATGATGCAGGATTTAGCAGAAGCCTTTGCTGCAAACCCTGCCCAGGCCAGGAGACACTTTGAAGAGCTTTTCTCGCAGCGTGACACCGAGAAGATTGAAGAGCAGGCTAGAACCATCCTGGAGGGGAAGTTTGCAGCGTACAGGGAGGCTGTGCGTGCTCGCACCGAGCTCAGGGGCAATCATGGAGCTGAACTGCTCCCTCCTGTCATCCAGACgatccagctcctcctgcagctctgcccggGGTCCCAGAGGGAGCTCAGTGTCCGGCTGGCAGagtgccagctcctgcagggccaccccggggctgccctgggcatcTGTGACCAGCTCCTGGCAGCGGAGCAGAGAACTTACCACAACACCCTGCTGGCACTGCGAGGGTTCTGCTCCCTCCATGCCCAGGACCACCAGCAGGCCCTGCAGGACTTTCAGAAGGTCATTGAGCACGATTCCCCACATCCCAACAGCTGCATTAAAGCCTTGTGTGGCCGTGGGCTCATCCGCATTGCTGGTGGCAGCTCTTACCTGACAGCCCTGGATTACATCACAGCCTGCCAGTTAAAGCTGGAAGAAACCATCTTCACCATCAAGTCCTACGTGCCGTGGAACCAAAGGGGACTGCTGCTGAAAGTTCTCCAAGAGGAAGGACAGAGGATGCTCCAGAAGAAGAGGTACCCAGGGGGCAGTTCagttcattttcagaaaaacaaacagtgcTGGGCAGATTCCTCACCTTGAAGGTGGCTTGTTGTGtcgtttttttcccctccagagATGCCCCTGGGGTTTTCCAGCTGGCCTGTCTCTTGGTGGAGCTGGACACTGCTGATGAGGCCTCCAGGATCCTCTGTGCTGATGCCCTGTACCAGATGGGCCGTGGAGAAGAAGCCCACAGGCTGCTCTTGCTGGCCCTCTCCAGAAACCCCCAaagggctcctgtcctggccaggctggcactgctgcagctgaagAAAGGGTTTGTGTGTGATGGAAACCAGGTAAGGAGTGTGTGGAAAAGCTTCCCCTTCAGGGTCATTCCCTTCTGAACATTTGTCTGGCTTGGCACTGCCTGTCCCAGACCTCAGCGAAATTACAAATTAATCCTCATGCTCAGTGCTTTGTGTGCATTGTCCTTTTATAACTGAACTTTTTGCTGTTAGAAGCTCCAGGAACAGCAACAGGGAGAGCTGTTGACACAGTGGAATTTGGAGCCCACGTGAGGTTTAGGTGATTCAACCTCTAGCAAAACTTTTAAGATCTAAATACAGGCCTGAGATGCATCAGAATCACAGGACTTTCTGTCTGTAGCACAGGACACACAAGGACTCAGCTAAATCCAGCTCATTCCTCTCATGGCTCTTTCCAGCAGAGACTTTAAGCAGGCAGAGCATGACTGAGCATCCTGCCCCGGGGACAATATTGTGGGATTGGTGATTTTCCcccagagaaaaggaggcagCAGTGCCACCTCACTGATTATCCCAACGAaaccctgcagagcagggcGGGGAAGGACACAAACCCTCCAATATCAGTCTGCAGTTTTCTCCCTTTAATGCTCGTGCTTGAAACCCTGGAAGAGGTTCCAGCACGTTTCATCCTCCTGCCGGGGATTGCAAAACTGAATTCCCGGGTTCTGCCATCAGAGGGAActattgcattttttaaagtgcCACATAAATGCTAACCCTGAAGAGAAAGGTTTTGCTGTTACCACTTCTCTACTCCCTATGAAAAGTAAAAGTTTGGTGTGATTTGCTGCCTTTGGGAAGGCTATTAATGAGTGACATGGCTTTATTGGAGTCCGTGTGCTGCCCCTGGAAGTTGGATTCCTatctgcagcttctgctgcaAGTTCTGCATGGGGACACACGTCACCAGAAATTtctcttcaaaatgttttcatccCACCTGCCTGTCAGAAGCCAAACACTTTTATCTATTAATAAAATAGAGAAAGTAATAACTTCAATGGATGTGTCTGGTGCATCAGGATAACTTTGTTCTTGTCCTGACTTCCCTGGCTCAGATTTGAATATCCAGTACCTGCTGGTTGCTGTAGAAAACACCTTTTGATTCATTTCCATAGGAAATGCAGTAAAACCTTGCTTATGAATCTCACTGGAGTAAATGGAGGCAAAGATACCACAAGTCAGGCAAGATccttttccaggaggaaaacaCTTTGTGGATTTCAATCCATACTTTTCCCAGATTCCCAATAACAATTCTAAAAAAAAGGCTCAGCACTTCCCTGACTTTCCCTTAACTCACTAGTTTTGATTGTACAGTCAAAAGGGGTCACTGGAATCCTTCTGTGTCACAGAAAGGTTCTATTTTTGGGGCAACCCTCCCATGGTTCACCTGCATTTACACAAACACTTCCCTGCCAGTCTGGAGCAAAATAAACCAGACAGCACCAGGCATTTCCCCACAGTTGTTTCCACAGCTGGAGTGGTGGAGAGAAAAGACAGGAACTGCTGTTTTCTCCAACATGCATTTACCCCAGAGCCTGCTGAGGAGTTAGAGATGAGATTCCTGTCCTTGGCTGGGCCGTGGCTGGGAGAAGCCACCAGGGGAAGGTGGGCAAGTGCTGGGTGGGAGCAAACTGATCTGACCAGGTGGTTTAACACAGCTTCACACCTCCTCATGCAAGtcttcctctgctgcctttctctcTTCCATTGTTAAGCTGCTACAGAGAGTGATCAGGACTGGAGATacctcctgcctcctgcccatCATGGACATTTTCCAGGCTGAGGACAGGAAGCTGATGCAAACCCACTGCCATTTCCAAGCACTGGCCATCCTGGAGAGCCAACAGGAGGATGTTCACATCAAAGAGGCCATTGCCTACCTGTCCTGTGCAATTATTGCTGCAGGTAGGGCATCAAGGTACCaatggagatggacttctagGGGAAATTAGATCAGTGGGTGGGACAGAATGTCCAGCCAGTTCTCATCTGCCACCTCCCCAAAGAGAAGACTGGAACAGCAGGGTCAGCTGCACCATGAAAAGGTgcaataaaacaataaataacaaGTGAACAATCTGTGAATTCCTTGAAATGGGTTGCAAGTGTTCAGTTCAGTTCTGCAGGGACGTCAGCCCCTCTTCTTCACCTGCCAGAAAGCTCAAAGAGTGAGTGCAGCCACTTACATGGGATCCCTGTCCCAGCTTTTCCTGAGGAGAGAGCTCAGGCTGAGGCAGGAATGCTTCTGGCGTGTTCCAAGTGAAACCATGTTTGTATAGAAATCTGCCTTTCACTCTGAGCAAATGTTatgacagcagcactgaggggaAGAGAGACTGGCtcatgaaaatggaaaaaactctGTTAATTGCTTGGAGATGGTTCCATTTCACAGCCCCTGTGTTCCAGCTTATCAGCTCCCCACCTGCTGGAACAGATGCTTGTTGAGAAATAGAGATTGTCTTCATAGGAGCCAACTGGTCGAGCTCCAGAGTGATAATAACCTTTGGTACAGGAGTTTTGGAGCATatcaggagagagaaaaaggctCATTACTGTAACAGAATTGCTTGGAGCCTGTCTGCTGGCTcatctctgcaggcagctgcgTTTGCTGACCTTCCTATGAAAACATATTTCCAGTGGCACTGATGATTTATCATCCAGTATTGGGATGCCACAGTTATGGATTGCAACCCTGGGCATGTTAAGATCCTTATCAAAATTGCCTTGAAAGGAAGGGGCATGTGGATGGCAGGAAGATAAatgctctgcagccagggagTGGATGGACCAGGATTTTCACTGTCAGCTCTATGTGTTTATTTGGGCAGCACTTAtatgaaagcagagaaaaaaaaaaaagaaaaaaaaaaagcttagtATCCCAAATCCCAGTGCATATTAATTCTGGCAGGGAATTAGTTGGTTCCATCTGGATTACTCATTTATCCCAAACAAAGTGTAccttccctgcccatggcagggggttggactctttaaggtcccttccaacccaaactattctgtgattctgactCCACTTTATTAAAGCAGCCAAATGGCTTTGTGCCTCCACTCTCCCATCCCCACAGATCTCCTCCTTAgagatttttctctcatttgtgCAGCTCCTATTCCAACCCCACACggattatttttccctttcaactcagaagTGATAATATGAGATAAGAATTCCACCTgcaacaaaaataaaggaaacttcCACTTAAGCCCTGTCGTTGCACTTCCTCAAGTATCCTCAGGCAAAGTGGAATTTTTCTCTGGCTTCCTGAGTGACTGTGGCTGCATCCCTGTCCCtaggtggtggtgctggggatTGTCTCCTCAGCAGGGCTCGGTGCTACGGGCGCCTGGGGCAGATGAAAACTGCTATTTTTGACTTCAACGCCGTCCTGAAGGAGGATCCCAGGAACGTGCAGGCTCTGAGCGGCCGAGGGTTCGTTTTCCTCGCTCTGAGGCAGCAGAAGGTACTTCCACTGGGCTGATTTCCTGGGGGTTATTCTGAGGGGGTTAAACAGCATCAGTGCAAGGCATCCCAGAGTTTGTCATGAATTCAAGTTTCTCATGGACTTTGGGCAGCGAAAGGCTTGGGCTGGGTGTATAAGCAGCCCACCTGACATCACTAATCTGTTTTCCCaagcagagggaggaaagcTAAACCTTAGTCATGATTTTCAGTGATAACCCAGGGAGTCCCAAACACTTTGCAAACAGCCATCCAAACCTGCTTCTCTGCCCTTCTACCAGCTTTGCAAATGGAAAAGATGCAGGacaaggacagggcagagcaaagAGTTTCTGTGGGACAGCAGAGAACTGAAAGCACCTGAGAGAACAAATTATCAATATTTAGTTATTGCTTCTGTTCCATTTCTTGGTGTTGTCTTTCCATAGGAGGCAGTGCAAGATCTGATCTCGGCACTGAAGGTGGAGGCAGGAGCAGTGATCCCAGCAATCCTGTCCCTGAAGGGTGAAGCCCAAGAGCTGCTCACTGGGTGGCTCCTCCAGCACGGCAGGGCTGCGCTGACCCAGCTCG
Above is a window of Pseudopipra pipra isolate bDixPip1 chromosome 22, bDixPip1.hap1, whole genome shotgun sequence DNA encoding:
- the TTC34 gene encoding tetratricopeptide repeat protein 34 — protein: MSPEELAALLCGEGDQHLAQQDLPTATAFYLAAFSCCAPTAEQRVTRMDSRLREQVIATLESWCQGKGQIPRIQSRNLAVVSLSVGIAAIFLSTLSPNNVVSSLYELEALLRRGRPEEVVRRCNVLLQAGSGCPMELLLLRALAWVLSGTGLREGVAGYVQAFVLHGAEAAAHVCSRQGEHLPRVIQAFSSYLSACQKESPDCSSLEQWLGNCYGFLAAVAPGDVWVCRLQAAHLLKQGKFQECVALCTKALEGFSAGQLRDEGVLGLLLERAAAYFSLGEGMEEMMQDLAEAFAANPAQARRHFEELFSQRDTEKIEEQARTILEGKFAAYREAVRARTELRGNHGAELLPPVIQTIQLLLQLCPGSQRELSVRLAECQLLQGHPGAALGICDQLLAAEQRTYHNTLLALRGFCSLHAQDHQQALQDFQKVIEHDSPHPNSCIKALCGRGLIRIAGGSSYLTALDYITACQLKLEETIFTIKSYVPWNQRGLLLKVLQEEGQRMLQKKRDAPGVFQLACLLVELDTADEASRILCADALYQMGRGEEAHRLLLLALSRNPQRAPVLARLALLQLKKGFVCDGNQLLQRVIRTGDTSCLLPIMDIFQAEDRKLMQTHCHFQALAILESQQEDVHIKEAIAYLSCAIIAAGGGAGDCLLSRARCYGRLGQMKTAIFDFNAVLKEDPRNVQALSGRGFVFLALRQQKEAVQDLISALKVEAGAVIPAILSLKGEAQELLTGWLLQHGRAALTQLGATRDTSKGETLRDLLVIARALIRICKAAQYHIFYTDVLIASGRCEEALTHLQAAFGHRPTEDSARARLAVLQLKRSNVAGAAHSLSALAQRDERELEFLLSFVDTKQQQQLAQVAAQQGQVLLEGQQYEKALGFLSLAVVAGGACPRSLRRRAQCLGLLGQHQRALADMDTVIQGHGGHSPRTRARDLCSRGLLLLAMGREEAAVQQYVQALRLDRPAALGSIAERPGSQALARAFHRTAQHSLRTRRYRQAWELTDYGLQIDKNPELQRLRMRLKREASGCSIH